In one window of Mobiluncus massiliensis DNA:
- the nuoH gene encoding NADH-quinone oxidoreductase subunit NuoH has translation MYTLIPILTVMGADLWPAVAAAPKGADFSQETWWISLIKALIIIVTLILYVLLALWVERRGLGRIQTRPGPNVRGPLGLLQAVADAGKMVFKENFRLKGADTLIYLVSPILVAFTAFAIFALIPFGPNVTIGGISTPLQLFDSGVATLIVLAISSIGIYGIVLGGWSANSPFPLLGSVRSTAQVISYELAMGTALVSVFIMAGSMSTSEIVEAQKDPSWLLGLLPAFIVYLIASFGETNRLPFDLTECESELVAGHQTEYSGMNFAWYYLAEYINIFNVSAVAVTMFLGGYKAPWPWDFMNPVTGSPWWGILWFTLKVWFLFWIFVWVRGTQVRFRYDQFMNLGWKVLIPVGFVWMIAVAWIKALPVFFGFNSQQIMIAVAGVCVVLLVIVMLIPVKKAKPVADKPFDPMADGFPVPPLPGQELPPSPRSGLLKVTPNIPAETAITGGKEEK, from the coding sequence GATTATCATCGTGACGCTGATTCTCTACGTGCTGTTGGCGCTGTGGGTGGAGCGCCGCGGCTTGGGTCGTATTCAAACCCGTCCCGGTCCGAATGTGCGCGGCCCGCTCGGCCTGCTCCAAGCCGTTGCGGACGCCGGCAAGATGGTGTTCAAAGAAAACTTCCGTCTCAAGGGTGCCGACACTCTGATTTACCTGGTTTCCCCGATTCTGGTGGCATTCACGGCTTTCGCCATCTTCGCGCTGATTCCTTTCGGGCCCAACGTGACGATTGGCGGAATCTCTACCCCGCTGCAGTTGTTTGACTCCGGGGTCGCCACGCTAATCGTGCTGGCGATTTCCTCCATCGGGATTTACGGGATTGTTCTGGGTGGCTGGTCGGCGAACTCTCCGTTCCCGCTGCTCGGTTCCGTGCGTTCCACGGCTCAAGTTATCTCCTATGAGCTGGCGATGGGCACCGCCTTGGTCAGCGTGTTCATCATGGCCGGTTCCATGTCCACCTCCGAAATCGTGGAGGCGCAAAAGGATCCGAGCTGGCTACTAGGACTGTTGCCCGCCTTCATCGTCTATCTCATTGCTTCTTTCGGGGAAACGAACCGTCTGCCCTTCGACCTGACGGAATGCGAAAGCGAGCTGGTGGCTGGGCATCAAACCGAATACTCGGGAATGAACTTCGCCTGGTACTACCTGGCCGAATACATCAACATCTTTAACGTTTCCGCCGTCGCGGTAACCATGTTCCTGGGCGGCTACAAAGCGCCGTGGCCGTGGGACTTCATGAACCCCGTCACCGGGTCGCCGTGGTGGGGGATTCTGTGGTTCACCCTCAAGGTGTGGTTCCTGTTCTGGATTTTTGTGTGGGTTCGCGGCACTCAGGTGCGTTTCCGCTACGACCAGTTCATGAACCTGGGCTGGAAGGTCCTGATCCCCGTCGGTTTCGTGTGGATGATAGCGGTGGCTTGGATTAAGGCGCTGCCCGTGTTCTTCGGCTTCAACTCGCAACAAATCATGATTGCGGTAGCGGGGGTCTGCGTGGTGCTACTGGTCATCGTGATGTTGATTCCCGTCAAGAAAGCGAAACCGGTTGCGGACAAACCCTTCGACCCGATGGCGGACGGATTCCCGGTCCCGCCCCTCCCGGGACAAGAGCTGCCCCCCAGTCCGCGTTCCGGACTCTTGAAAGTCACTCCCAACATCCCGGCTGAAACGGCCATCACGGGCGGAAAGGAAGAAAAGTGA
- the nuoI gene encoding NADH-quinone oxidoreductase subunit NuoI, with amino-acid sequence MSEQTSDNNLVASPDEPDRAAASTGPAPAADVDPQLWQRKKKGPIAESLKAVAGFGVTFRNFFRPYVTEQYPFEKVPTQPRYHGRHQLNRYPDGLEKCVGCELCAWACPADAIYVEAASNTPEEQYSAGERYGRVYQINYLRCIFCGMCIEACPTRALTMSNDYEIWDDNREDLIFEKDRLLVPLNAGMLDTPHPMASGTSDMDYYNGSVTGATPDQIDWVASRRPHDASLASAGKPAQEVKA; translated from the coding sequence GTGAGCGAGCAAACTTCTGACAACAACTTGGTCGCCTCCCCTGACGAACCGGACCGCGCCGCCGCGTCAACCGGTCCTGCCCCCGCCGCGGACGTCGATCCCCAGCTGTGGCAACGGAAGAAAAAAGGCCCCATAGCGGAGTCGCTGAAAGCGGTCGCCGGTTTCGGAGTCACGTTCCGCAACTTCTTCCGCCCCTACGTCACCGAACAGTACCCGTTCGAAAAGGTGCCGACTCAGCCGCGCTACCACGGACGTCACCAGCTGAACCGCTACCCGGACGGCTTGGAAAAGTGTGTGGGCTGCGAACTGTGCGCCTGGGCTTGCCCGGCCGACGCCATCTATGTGGAGGCCGCCTCGAACACCCCGGAGGAACAGTACAGTGCCGGTGAACGTTACGGGCGGGTCTATCAAATCAACTACCTGCGCTGCATCTTTTGCGGGATGTGCATCGAAGCCTGCCCGACGCGGGCCCTCACGATGTCCAACGATTACGAGATTTGGGACGACAACCGCGAGGATCTGATTTTTGAAAAGGACCGCCTGTTGGTTCCTTTGAATGCCGGGATGCTCGACACGCCGCACCCGATGGCGTCAGGCACTTCTGACATGGATTACTACAACGGAAGCGTCACCGGCGCGACCCCCGACCAGATTGACTGGGTCGCGAGTCGCCGTCCGCACGATGCCTCCTTGGCCAGCGCCGGGAAACCGGCACAGGAGGTGAAAGCATGA
- a CDS encoding NADH-quinone oxidoreductase subunit J, translating to MSHLLQAAAALPEMGTGQTIFVAVCSALALIAALGVALSNRAVHAAVYMVAMMVCVAGIYFSVGAEFLGSVQIVVYTGAIMMMFLFVIMLVGVQAVDSPRDSKVGTVAAAVLLVVAFGIMAIVAAANTTVNGAPAQPSGDPNPVRLASEVINTYYAPLEMVATLLIVAAVGAMSLTHSEALLPRVTQSFLVKQRMKAYRETGHVLGQTVPPGVYAETNALDVPAISGETLRPVPESVPRVVRVRGEERSLGEASPWAARALAAEASGDVSLHGAKSSALVARSGAAGMPGTGAPETLTDQVEPLDKTIAGHTEPGAATKEGENA from the coding sequence ATGAGCCACTTGCTGCAAGCGGCCGCGGCCTTACCCGAGATGGGCACCGGTCAGACAATCTTCGTAGCGGTGTGTTCCGCTCTGGCGTTGATTGCGGCTTTGGGTGTCGCGCTGTCGAATCGAGCTGTTCACGCCGCGGTCTATATGGTCGCCATGATGGTGTGCGTGGCCGGCATCTACTTTTCGGTCGGTGCCGAGTTCCTGGGCTCGGTTCAGATTGTGGTTTACACCGGCGCCATCATGATGATGTTCCTGTTCGTCATCATGTTGGTGGGGGTGCAAGCCGTGGACTCGCCGCGAGACTCCAAAGTTGGGACCGTTGCGGCGGCGGTGCTGCTGGTCGTCGCTTTCGGGATTATGGCGATAGTGGCCGCCGCAAACACCACGGTGAACGGGGCTCCGGCGCAGCCCAGCGGGGATCCGAATCCGGTCCGGCTGGCCTCCGAAGTCATCAACACTTACTACGCTCCGCTGGAAATGGTCGCGACCCTGCTGATTGTGGCCGCCGTCGGGGCGATGAGCCTGACCCACTCCGAGGCTCTACTGCCGCGCGTGACCCAGTCTTTCCTGGTGAAACAGCGCATGAAAGCGTACCGGGAGACCGGTCACGTCCTCGGTCAGACCGTGCCGCCAGGTGTTTACGCCGAAACCAACGCTTTGGATGTACCGGCTATCAGCGGCGAAACCCTGCGTCCGGTGCCGGAATCGGTGCCGCGCGTGGTGCGGGTTCGCGGCGAAGAACGCTCGCTTGGGGAAGCCTCGCCGTGGGCGGCTCGCGCGTTGGCGGCCGAAGCCAGTGGTGACGTGAGCTTGCACGGTGCGAAATCCTCCGCGTTGGTCGCGCGTTCCGGCGCGGCGGGAATGCCCGGAACGGGCGCGCCCGAGACCCTGACAGACCAGGTAGAGCCGCTCGACAAAACTATTGCGGGCCACACCGAACCCGGTGCAGCCACGAAAGAAGGAGAAAACGCATGA
- the nuoK gene encoding NADH-quinone oxidoreductase subunit NuoK — translation MNVMFLVFVALGLFAVGALTVLLHRSAVIALMGVEIMLNSCNIALVALGEANANMTGQVLAFFVMTVAAAEVVVGLALIVSLFRSRRTTSLDDFNLLNG, via the coding sequence ATGAACGTGATGTTCCTGGTATTCGTGGCCCTGGGCCTCTTTGCCGTGGGCGCCCTGACCGTGCTGCTCCACCGTTCCGCAGTCATCGCCCTGATGGGTGTGGAAATCATGCTGAACTCGTGCAATATCGCGCTGGTGGCTCTGGGAGAAGCCAACGCCAACATGACCGGCCAGGTCCTGGCGTTCTTTGTGATGACCGTGGCGGCGGCGGAAGTCGTAGTCGGCTTGGCCCTGATCGTGTCGCTGTTCCGCTCCCGGCGCACCACCTCCCTCGACGACTTCAACCTGTTGAACGGCTAA